One Cryptococcus decagattii chromosome 14, complete sequence genomic window, AGAGTCAACACCGAGGCGTCTGAATCCTCCAAGGCAGGGGCCACTTTTGAGAACGGCTCTGGGTTGAAAGACTTTGTGCTGGGACTCTTGCCCGCCCAAAGCGGGACATCTTATTTCCAGTCCGTCCTTGCGCCCGTTAAACCTACTGCTACGCTTTTATCCCTCCGCGAACAAACTGTCGCTGCattttcctcatcttcacttccacctccatccTTGTCACCTTTATCCGATTCcctgaagaagaagggaaagacaGACGACTATTTCCCCCACCTCTCACTCTTCTATGGCGACTGTACTCAACAAAAGCGGGATGAAATCGCCTCGGTCGCCAACAAGGACGACCCGACTTTGGGTTCGGGGAGGGCGAGGGTGACGATCAAAGAGCTGGGAATTGTAAGGTGTGCAGGCAAGgtggaagaatgggaaCATGTGGATAGTGTTGTCTTGTGAGATATTACCATCCTTTGCAGATGTTGGATGTGTATGTATAGATGTTTGGCTGCATACGCACTGCTTTTACAAAAGAGAGGATGTTATGTAAAAAGAGATGCAGCAGTGAAGAAACAGTCGGATGAGCATAGGTTTAGGACGGCCGATTTCCATCTGGCCGTGGTTATCTCGGGCCGAGAGATGTCCGTGATGTTCGGGCGCGTGACATTTTCTTATCGCTTCGTGTTGACGTTTTTATCGCATGTCGCATTCATGTTTTCATTTGGTTTTCATTAATTAATAATACCTACATATCCGATTGTAATATTCCTGCGCACAGGGAAAAACCAGCAATGCCCTCACAAACGATTCTCGCACCCCAAGCCATCCTTCCGGACAGCCTCCGCCCTCAGACTGCCACTATCGTATTCGATACCGATTCTGGGATCATTACTTCTGTCACTCCTGGTATTCACCAAGGTAAAGGAGAAGCCAATGTGTGGAAAATCGAGGAGGGAAAAGTCTTGCTTCCCGGTCTTATCGAGTACGTGCATTATCCTTTTGTTACCACCTAATCTCATACTCTTTTACTTCTCCTAGCACACACGTCCACCTCAACCAACCCGGCCGTACCGCCTGGGAAGGTTTCCGTACCGGCACACTTGCGGCCATTTCCGGCGGTATCACCACGCTTATCGACATGCCTCTCAATTCTATCCCTCCTACCACCACGCTCTCTGGCCTCGCTACCAAAAAGGCTTCCGCCAAAGAGGTCGGAGTGAGCTGCGATTTGGGGTTTTGGGGTGGGATTGTCCCCGGGAATGAGGGAGAGTTGAGGGGACTTTGGGACGGAGGGGTAAAGGGGTTTAAATGTTTTCTGATTGAGTCGGGTGTCGAGGTAAGTGCGGACGTTGTGACAAAACTGAATTCCGGCTTTTAGGAGTTTCCATGTGTTGAGGAACAAGATATAATCAAAGCATGCGATGCATTAAAAGTACGTCGTGTCCCGTTTTCCTCACTGACATAGGACTTAGGGTACCAATGCCCTCATCATGTTCCACGCCGAACTCGACGCTCCCACCCACACCCACACCCACACCCACACCCATGCGACGCACCGCACATCGACCGACCCATCGGCGTACTCTACATTCCTCCAATCACGCCCTCCACAATGGGAAATCTCTGCTCTCCAACTTATCCTCCGTATCGCCCAATCTTATCCCGACTTGCGGTTCCACATCGTCCATCTCTCCGCTTCCGATGCCGTGCCCCTCCTCCAATCTGCTCTCGTGGGCAACGACGCCGGCACCGATACCGGTCCATTAAAGAATCTGACGGTGGAGACATGTTTCCACTATCTCTGCCTTCGCGACACTGACATTCCACCAAACGCTACCCAATTCAAATGCTGCCCGCCTATCCGTGACGAATCCAACCGCCTGAAATTGATTGATGCGCTATTGGAAGGCACGATCCAATACGTCGTATCGGACCATTCGCCCTGTGTGCCAGAACTGAAAAAGGGGGATTTCCTATCTGCCTGGGGGGGCGTATCTGGTCTAGGACTCGGGCTTTCGCTCTTGTGGACGGAATTGGGGGTGGGAAGGAGAGTGGAGTTGGGGCAGATTGTAGAATGGATGGGACGTGTGCAAGCAAAGCAAGTGGGGTTAcaagggaagaagggggtGATACAAAAAGGGGCAGCAGCGGATTTTGTCGTGTTTGACCCGCATGCCACGTTTGAGGTTACACCTGTATCTTTATTCTATCCTTTTGCTACAACCCCGCGCTGACGCATTTTCTTACAGGAGACATTACGGTTCAAGAACAAAGTATCCCCATACATCGGCAAAACCCTCACCGGCGTTGTCGAAAAGACGTACCTCGGCGGCAAGTTGGTCTGGGACCATGGCAGGGAGAGCAACGAGACGCTCGGGAGGTTTGTCTAGGCGTATGTACGTATATGTGTGTATGTATATAAAAATATGCCACGTTGGCGGGGTTAGTCGGCGGTAGGCCGGCAGTTAATTGTGACATCACCTTGTATGTGAGTTTGGCGTTGAACCATGTACGatcccttctttccataCACCATTACACCATACCACGACGCCAACCTTTTTGCACCAACGCATACACCATGTCCGCCCCCGCCGTCGACCTCAAGAAGCCCGTCCAGGAGCCTCAGACAGAGAAGGAGGTCCAAAAAGGTCTTTCCGACGACGCGTGTGTCatttttctcctctcctcttttcaCAAACGTATCGCTGATTCAGGAATGACCGGATGGTTGCGACGACGACGGGTATAGTCTCACCAAGTACACTTCTGCCGGCCAAGCTTTGGGTGAAGTGCTCAAAAAGTTGATTCCGCAGATCACGCCTGGTAAAAAGGTTCTTGACCTCTGTATCGAGTACGTCTTGTCCGCATCTTTTCTCAAGAGATACAAGCGGGAGCTGGTATTGATGATTGTGCAGGGGTGACAAGCTTGTTGCCGAGGCTGTTGCGCCTCTTTGGAACAAGCCCAAGAACGGTATCAAGGTCGTCAAGGGTACGTCACGTTTTAAACGTCATCCGCCTAACGATTTTATTTTATAGGCTCGGCCTTCCCGACATCCATCTCTGTCAACAATGTCGTTTCCCACGTGTCTCCTCTCCCGTCTGACCCCGAGATTGAGCTCAAGGATGGGGATGTGGTCAAGGTCATGCTCGGTATCCACCTGGACGGCTACCCTGTGACGCACGCGGAGACTATCCACCTGTCCCCCAAGACGGACGGTCTCGCGGCGGACGTCATCAAGGCAGCATACGACGCTGCGCAACTGGCGATGCGGACGCTCAAGGCGGGTGCGAAGAACTGGGACGTGACGGAGGTGGTGGACAAGGCTGTCAGGTCGTACGACTGTGTGGCGGTGGAGGGTATGCTGTCGTGTCAGCACGAGAAGAATGTGACGGATGGTAAGAAGCGAGTGTTGTTGAACCCTTCGCCCGAGCTGAGGAGGGACCATGAGACGGCGACGTTTGACGAGGGTGAGGTTTACGGTGTGGATGTCTTGGTCGTCACCGGTACCAATGGCAAGGTAGgctcccttcttcccgcGAGTCTGTTTGAGCGATAAGAGCTGATGGTTTCCAGGCCAAGGCGGATCCTTCGCGAACATCCATCTACAAGCGGGGGGATACCAACTACCAgctgaagatgaagacttCCCGCGCCGTCTTTTCCGAGATTCAAAAGAAGGCTGGTGCTTTCCCGTTTACGCTTCGAGCGcttgatgatgagaagCGGGCGAGGATGGGTGTCCAAGAGGCCGTTGCGCATGGTATGTCGTTTTCTGAATCTGGCGTAAACTGATGTCGGGTAGGTCTTTTGAAGCCGTATGATATTGTCCAAACGGCCCCCGGTACACTCGTCGCCGaattcttcttcaccagTACgtctcctttttcctcttgATCAAAGCTGACAGGATGACAGTCGCGCTTCTCCCTGCTGGACCTCTTCTCTTGTCTCCCACCCCGGCATGGTACACTGCGTAAGTCTCTACCGTACCCCGTTTCGTGACGCGGCTCACGTTGACTATACGACAGTGACAAGGTTTCGTCCTCTAAATCGTTGCAAGATGAAGAGCTCAAGAATCTGATTGCGCAACCCCTGCGTGCgcccaagaagaagaagaaggctgctgCGAAGGAGGAGACCGAGGCGTAAGCTCGCGGCGTTCAAGGCTTGTTagagggaaagatgaaatcTCGCTCCACGGGAGGAATGGGTAGATGCACAGGAATATATATCAATACGCCAATGAATGCATGGAATGTCGAGTAGCGGCGATGATCGGGTAGGCGGGGACGGGCAGTGGCCGGGTGTGTGAGATTACACCGCCGCTATCGAAACAGTCGACCACTTTGCTCAATGGCAAGATCAGAGATTGGTTGTGGATTATATCGATGCGGGGATCATTCGTTCTTGG contains:
- a CDS encoding allantoinase, producing the protein MPSQTILAPQAILPDSLRPQTATIVFDTDSGIITSVTPGIHQGKGEANVWKIEEGKVLLPGLIDTHVHLNQPGRTAWEGFRTGTLAAISGGITTLIDMPLNSIPPTTTLSGLATKKASAKEVGVSCDLGFWGGIVPGNEGELRGLWDGGVKGFKCFLIESGVEEFPCGTNALIMFHAELDAPTHTHTHTHTHATHRTSTDPSAYSTFLQSRPPQWEISALQLILRIAQSYPDLRFHIVHLSASDAVPLLQSALVGNDAGTDTGPLKNLTVETCFHYLCLRDTDIPPNATQFKCCPPIRDESNRLKLIDALLEGTIQYVVSDHSPCVPELKKGDFLSAWGGVSGLGLGLSLLWTELGVGRRVELGQIVEWMGRVQAKQVGLQGKKGVIQKGAAADFVVFDPHATFEVTPETLRFKNKVSPYIGKTLTGVVEKTYLGGKLVWDHGRESNETLGRFV
- a CDS encoding DNA-binding protein, 42 kDa, with translation MSAPAVDLKKPVQEPQTEKEVQKGLSDDALTKYTSAGQALGEVLKKLIPQITPGKKVLDLCIEGDKLVAEAVAPLWNKPKNGIKVVKGSAFPTSISVNNVVSHVSPLPSDPEIELKDGDVVKVMLGIHLDGYPVTHAETIHLSPKTDGLAADVIKAAYDAAQLAMRTLKAGAKNWDVTEVVDKAVRSYDCVAVEGMLSCQHEKNVTDGKKRVLLNPSPELRRDHETATFDEGEVYGVDVLVVTGTNGKAKADPSRTSIYKRGDTNYQLKMKTSRAVFSEIQKKAGAFPFTLRALDDEKRARMGVQEAVAHGLLKPYDIVQTAPGTLVAEFFFTIALLPAGPLLLSPTPAWYTADKVSSSKSLQDEELKNLIAQPLRAPKKKKKAAAKEETEA